In a single window of the Thunnus albacares chromosome 1, fThuAlb1.1, whole genome shotgun sequence genome:
- the LOC122978810 gene encoding FERM domain-containing protein 5-like translates to MLSRLMSSSIRSLDRECNCTVRLLDDSEYTCTIQRDAKGQYLFDLICHHLNLLEKDYFGIRYVDPDKQRHWLEFTKSIAKQMKSQPPFTMCLRVKFYPPDPAALREEITRYLVFLQVKRDLYHGRLLCKTSDAALLAAYILQAEIGDYDPGKHPEGYSSKFQFFPKHSEKLERRIAEIHKTELIGQTPETSELNFLQKAQMLETYGVDPHPCKDVSGNPAFLAFTPFGFTVLQGNRRVHFLKWDEVTKLKFEAKTFHIYANQKEDKKIILTYFAPTPEACKHLWKCGVENQAFYKLEKSSQVRTVSSSNLFFKGSRFRYSGKVAKEVMEQSAKIKRDPPEIHRAGMVPSRSCPSITHGPRLTSVPRTRRRAVHISIMEGLESLRDSAHSTPVRSVSHGDSFMSSRGHMMDGSEASTSAVISDEAYSPSDSVLPTPVAEHGMEMPVARHLNGAPCSVDEEKESEAGASMEGQAAEFRPGRRALRMVRSRPSPPSDVEELNKFILSVLRLFLVTIGLLFALLLLLIMLTESDLDIAFLRDIRKTPEFQQFHFEYFCPLRRWFACKLRWMGGFLISK, encoded by the exons CGGGATGCCAAGGGACAGTACCTGTTTGACCTCATCTGCCACCATCTCAACCTGCTGGAGAAGGATTACTTTGGCATTAGATATGTTGACCCAGACAAGCAGAGG CATTGGTTGGAGTTCACGAAGTCAATTgccaaacaaatgaaat CCCAGCCTCCATTCACCATGTGTTTGCGTGTCAAGTTTTACCCACCTGACCCTGCTGCCCTGAGAGAGGAAATCACCAG ATATCTCGTCTTCCTGCAGGTTAAGAGGGATCTCTATCATGGTCGTCTCCTGTGCAAGACATCAGACGCTGCTCTGTTGGCTGCCTACATATTGCAAG CTGAAATCGGTGACTATGACCCTGGGAAACATCCAGAGGGTTACAGCTCCAAGTTCCAGTTCTTCCCCAAGCACTCAGAGAAGCTGGAGCGGCGGATTGCTGAGATCCACAAGACAGAGCTGAT AGGTCAGACTCCTGAGACATCAGAGCTCAACTTCCTCCAGAAGGCTCAGATGCTGGAGACGTATGGAGTGGACCCTCATCCATGCAAG GATGTGTCTGGCAACCCAGCTTTCCTGGCTTTCACTCCTTTTGGATTCACTGTGCTGCAAGGAAACAGGAGGGTTCATTTCCTCAAGTG GGATGAGGTGACCAAACTCAAGTTTGAAGCAAAGACATTCCATATATATGCAAATCAGaaagag GATAAGAAGATTATACTGACATACTTTGCACCTACACCTGAGGCCTGTAAGCATCTGTGGAAGTGTGGAGTCGAGAATCAAGCCTTCTACAA GTTGGAGAAGTCGAGTCAAGTCCGCACTGTGTCCAGTAGTAATCTGTTCTTCAAGGGTAGTCGCTTTAGATATAG TGGAAAGGTTGCAAAAGAGGTAATGGAACAAAGTGCCAAAATTAAGAGGGACCCCCCTGAGATCCACAG GGCTGGCATGGTGCCAAGTAGGAGCTGTCCATCCATCACCCACGGCCCTCGTTTGACCAGCGTGCCCAGGACCCGACGGAGAGCTGTACACATCTCTATCATGGAgg gtCTGGAGTCTCTTCGAGACAGCGCCCACTCCACGCCTGTGCGCTCCGTCTCTCATGGCGACTCCTTCATGTCTTCTCGGGGCCACATGATGGATGGCAGTGAGGCAAGCACATCAGCAGTCATCTCAGACGAGGCCTACAGCCCCTCAGACAGCGTGCTGCCTACACCCGTGGCCGAGCATGGAATGGAGATGCCGGTGGCACGCCACCTTAATGGCGCTCCCTGCAGCGTTGATGAGGAGAAGGAGTCGGAGGCGGGGGCATCGATGGAGGGGCAGGCGGCAGAGTTCAGACCCGGCAGGAGAGCACTGCGTATGGTTAGAAGCAGGCCGTCACCACCTAGCGACGTAGAGGAGCTGAACAAGTTCATCCTGAGTGTTTTACGTTTGTTCCTGGTCACCATCGGACTGCTGTTCGccctgttgctgctgctcatcaTGCTGACAGAGTCAGACCTGGACATTGCCTTCCTGAGAGACATCCGCAAGACACCTGAATTCCAGCAGTTCCACTTTGAATATTTCTGCCCACTGCGGCGCTGGTTCGCCTGTAAGTTACGATGGATGGGAGGTTTCCTCATCAGCAAGTGA
- the wdr76 gene encoding WD repeat-containing protein 76 has product MSTRRTKRETVVKEMTPVQLRRSTRSGLLPKRLQYSPEDTTEPPKNKRTKTHDENYSQSKRKDLKEEDSDVENSDVERTSVGHGGLSAYELERLENIRQNQAFLSSINLLQATEEFKQSTRPKPSQRGLMRSQTGVREVLPPRKSLRLQNKEAEVLKLPPEPRGTLIYQQSSPLKKPPGPLPMDPVNMDEGSKLPSQLFELCSEDSTEKKVELDLKEYRSALKNMRITEDRVAKVVKDRIFSAAFHPCASRLLMAAGDKWGKVGLWNLGGDWGDDGVLLFEPHTRPVGCLAFSRAHPTHLLSLSYDGSLRCMDVEKSVFDDVYDIDDGLKTFDFMSHDCLTLLVGNWYGEVAIVDRRTPGNSHESLHSLDPKTLRCVSVHPLQKQYFAVAESRVVSIYDSRCLKKTTSQAVSQLHGHSLSISSAYFSPCTGNKVLTSCMDNHIRMYDTSAMTTKAPLLTSIRHDMQTGRWLSKLSAVWDPKREDCFVVGSMSKPRRVQVFHESGQPQHSFVDDENLNTVLSVTAFHPTRNALLGGNASGRLHVFSD; this is encoded by the exons ATGTCGACCAGACGAACAAAACGCGAAACTGTCGTGAAG GAAATGACACCTGTGCAGCTCCGACGGTCAACACGAAGCGGCCTGTTACCTAAACGCCTTCAATACTCTCCTGAAGACACAACTGAACCCCCCAAGAACAAA AGAACCAAAACGCATGATGAAAATTACAGTCAGAGTAAGAGAAAGGACCTGAAGGAGGAGGACTCAGATGTTGAAAATAGTGATGTGGAGCGTACATCA GTTGGGCATGGAGGACTGTCTGCATATGAACTAGAGCGCCTGGAAAACATCAGACAGAACCAAGCGTTCCTGTCTTCCATCAATTTACTCCAG gCAACTGAGGAGTTCAAACAGTCAACACGGCCAAAGCCATCACAGAGGGGTCTCATGAG GTCACAGACCGGTGTAAGAGAAGTGCTGCCACCTCGCAAATCCCTGCGTCTCCAAAACAAAGAGGCAGAGGTCTTGAAACTCCCCCCTGAACCGAGAGGGACGTTGATCTATCAACAG TCTTCGCCACTCAAGAAACCTCCTGGCCCACTGCCTATGGATCCAGTCAACATGGATGAAGGAAGCAAGCTGCCTTCACAACTTTTTGAGCTGTGCTCTGAG gactcaacagaaaaaaaggtggAACTTGATCTGAAAGA GTACCGCTCTGCTCTTAAGAACATGAGAATAACTGAGGACAGAGTGGCCAAAGTGGTGAAGGATCGCATCTTCTCTGCTGCCTTCCACCCCTGCGCCAGCCGCCTGCTAATGGCTGCAGGAGATAAGTGGGGGAAAGTTGGACTCTGGAATTTG GGTGGAGATTGGGGTGATGACGGTGTGCTACTCTTTGAGCCCCACACTCGTCCCGTGGGCTGCTTGGCGTTCTCCAGGGCTCATCCCACCCACCTGCTGAGCCTCAGCTATGACGGATCTCTACGCTGCATGGATGTAGAGAAGAGTGTCTTTGATGAT GTGTATGACATTGACGATGGCCTGAAAACATTTGACTTCATGTCACATGACTGTTTAACACTGTTGGTTGGGAACTGGTATGGAGAAGTTGCCATTGTCGATAGGCGCACTCCAGG AAACTCCCATGAGTCTCTCCACTCATTGGACCCCAAGACTCTGCGTTGTGTGAGCGTCCACCCTTTACAAAAGCAGTACTTTGCTGTGGCAGAAAGCAG GGTCGTGAGTATTTATGACAGCCGGTGCCTAAAGAAGACCACAAGCCAGGCAGTCTCCCAGCTGCACGGCCACTCTTTAAGCATAAGCAGTGCATATTTCTCTCCTTGTACAGGAAACAAAGTTCTCACCTCCTGTATGGATAACCATATAAG GATGTATGACACATCTGCAATGACCACTAAAGCTCCCTTGCTGACATCTATCAG ACATGACATGCAAACTGGCCGCTGGCTGAGTAAACTATCAGCGGTGTGGGACCCTAAACGGGAAGATTGCTTTGTGGTAGGGAGCATGTCAAAGCCTCGGAGGGTGCAGGTGTTCCACGAAAGTGGCCAGCCCCAGCACTCCTTCGTAGACGATGAGAACTTGAACACTGTGCTGTCTGTCACTGCTTTCCACCCTACTAGGAATGCCTTACTGGGCGGTAATGCATCAGGGCGCCTGCATGTGTTCTCTGACTAA